In Methanothermococcus thermolithotrophicus DSM 2095, one DNA window encodes the following:
- a CDS encoding Hsp20/alpha crystallin family protein — protein sequence MFGRDPFSEIEKMMMEVFSTAAPMSRMTYKMGSTGGMGVEISGKGYLPITLIEGDDTIKVMAMLPGVNKEDIVINAIGDTLELRAKRAPMMVTESERVIYSEIPEDEEIYRTIKLPTPVKESNSSAKFENGMLIISLPKAETSVKKEINIE from the coding sequence ATGTTCGGAAGAGATCCTTTCTCAGAAATAGAAAAAATGATGATGGAAGTATTTTCAACCGCTGCACCTATGAGTAGAATGACATATAAAATGGGTTCAACAGGCGGTATGGGTGTAGAAATCTCAGGTAAGGGATACTTGCCTATAACATTAATCGAAGGCGATGACACTATAAAAGTTATGGCAATGCTTCCAGGAGTAAATAAAGAAGATATTGTAATTAATGCAATTGGAGACACGCTTGAATTGAGGGCAAAAAGAGCTCCAATGATGGTAACAGAATCTGAAAGAGTTATATATTCTGAAATTCCAGAAGACGAAGAAATATACAGGACAATAAAACTTCCAACACCAGTTAAAGAAAGCAATTCCTCTGCTAAATTCGAAAATGGTATGCTTATAATATCACTTCCTAAGGCAGAGACATCAGTTAAAAAAGAAATCAACATTGAATAA
- a CDS encoding METTL5 family protein gives MKKKHLEIILDNLKPHPRPKPHLEQYTIEGKLASEILFFAKDDIVDNFVIDLGCGTGKLAIGAKLLGAKKALGIDIDEETIETAKENVELVKNKVEDFATSSDDLDIVFLKMDVRDIDRSFLEENSNLKKVVIQNPPFGAQKKYADRVFLNKALEIGDVIYTIHNTPTRDFIINYVKEKGRIITNIFQASFRVPKIYDFHKKKSSDIPVDIYRIE, from the coding sequence ATGAAAAAGAAACACTTAGAAATTATATTGGACAATTTAAAGCCACATCCTAGGCCTAAACCCCACTTAGAACAATATACAATTGAAGGAAAATTGGCTAGTGAAATACTCTTTTTTGCAAAGGACGATATCGTAGATAATTTTGTCATCGATCTTGGATGCGGTACAGGTAAGTTGGCGATAGGTGCAAAACTCCTTGGTGCTAAAAAAGCTTTAGGAATTGATATTGATGAAGAAACAATTGAGACTGCAAAGGAAAACGTAGAATTAGTCAAAAATAAAGTTGAGGATTTTGCAACTTCATCTGACGATTTAGACATCGTTTTTTTAAAAATGGATGTTAGAGACATTGACCGTAGTTTTTTAGAAGAAAATTCAAATTTAAAAAAAGTTGTTATTCAAAACCCTCCGTTCGGAGCTCAGAAAAAATACGCAGATAGAGTTTTTTTAAATAAGGCTTTAGAAATCGGAGATGTGATATACACCATCCACAACACTCCAACAAGGGACTTTATAATTAACTATGTTAAGGAGAAAGGAAGAATAATAACCAATATCTTCCAGGCAAGTTTTAGAGTTCCTAAAATATATGATTTCCACAAAAAGAAGTCTTCAGATATTCCCGTGGATATTTACAGGATAGAGTAA
- a CDS encoding RNA-guided endonuclease TnpB family protein — MKRTEIIFINRNPTLDYYAHISKNLYNQATYLIKQSLKENKLLSYYDLNNMLKDSENYKELPTQSAQQILKMVSRDWKSYFKGLKEYKNNPSKFKNRPKPPSFKPKDGSYMLIFTNQQCKIKDGKLRFPRKINLTVPTRLPDNTNIREVRLISILNNYKVEIIYEKEPTTVELNNNKIVSIDLGMKNIITMVNNFGDKPIIIKDNGKGIKSINQFFNKVSSYLKSIYDKQNIKSGKKLRRLINKRNFKVSDWIHKVSRFVVDYCIKNKVSKIIIGYNDDWKQEVSLGKRNNQTFTLIPFKTLIDKIVYKAEEYNIKVVLVEESYTSQMCSNCGVVRKSSRKYRGLYVCSKCGKVLNADINGAFNIMKKVFSTGQNVFNSLNMLLTPKAVYI; from the coding sequence ATGAAACGAACTGAAATAATATTTATAAATAGAAATCCAACATTAGATTATTACGCTCACATATCAAAAAACCTATACAATCAAGCAACATACTTAATAAAACAAAGTCTAAAAGAAAACAAATTACTATCCTATTATGATTTAAACAATATGCTGAAAGATAGTGAAAACTACAAAGAACTACCAACACAGTCAGCACAACAAATACTAAAAATGGTCAGTAGGGACTGGAAATCATATTTTAAAGGTCTAAAAGAGTATAAAAACAACCCAAGTAAGTTTAAGAACCGTCCAAAACCACCATCCTTTAAACCAAAGGATGGTAGTTATATGTTAATATTTACTAATCAGCAGTGTAAAATAAAAGATGGAAAATTACGATTCCCAAGGAAAATAAATTTAACAGTCCCTACACGACTACCAGATAACACCAATATAAGAGAAGTCCGATTAATATCAATCTTAAACAATTATAAAGTAGAAATAATCTACGAGAAAGAACCAACAACAGTAGAACTAAACAATAATAAAATCGTCTCCATTGATTTAGGGATGAAAAACATAATAACAATGGTTAATAACTTTGGTGATAAACCTATTATCATCAAAGATAACGGTAAAGGTATCAAATCCATTAACCAGTTTTTCAATAAGGTAAGTTCTTATCTAAAATCTATTTATGATAAGCAGAATATAAAATCAGGTAAAAAGTTAAGGAGGTTGATAAATAAAAGGAATTTTAAAGTCAGTGATTGGATACATAAGGTTAGCAGATTTGTAGTTGATTATTGTATCAAAAATAAAGTTTCTAAAATCATCATTGGCTACAATGATGATTGGAAGCAGGAAGTAAGTTTGGGAAAAAGGAATAACCAAACTTTCACTTTGATACCATTTAAGACCTTAATTGATAAAATTGTTTATAAAGCGGAAGAGTATAATATTAAAGTTGTTTTAGTTGAAGAAAGCTACACTTCTCAAATGTGTAGCAATTGTGGTGTTGTTCGGAAGAGTAGTAGGAAGTATAGGGGTTTATATGTTTGTAGCAAATGCGGTAAAGTGTTAAATGCAGACATTAACGGAGCTTTTAACATTATGAAAAAAGTATTTTCAACAGGACAGAATGTTTTTAATAGTTTAAATATGTTATTAACTCCAAAGGCTGTTTATATATAA
- a CDS encoding 2-amino-3,7-dideoxy-D-threo-hept-6-ulosonate synthase: MKLFDSVRNIGKIIRLERIFNKESEKTVIIPMDHGVSSGPLEGLTDMKKIVNLVADGGANAVVEHKGIVRHGHRGYGKDIGLIVHLSAGTSLSPDPNKKVIVTTVEEAIRMGADAVSIHVNVGADTDCEMYSDLGRIAEICEYWGMPLIAMMYPRGRKIEDEREPEVVAHAARLGAELGADIIKTSYTGDIDSFKDVVKGCPVPIVIAGGPKTNTDEEFLRMVKDAIEAGAAGVAAGRNVFQHKDVVGITRALSMIVHKNSEIEEALKQIKK, from the coding sequence ATGAAGCTGTTTGACAGTGTCAGAAATATAGGAAAAATCATCAGATTGGAAAGAATATTCAATAAAGAAAGCGAAAAGACCGTAATAATCCCAATGGATCATGGAGTATCATCAGGTCCATTGGAAGGATTAACTGACATGAAAAAAATTGTCAATCTAGTAGCCGATGGTGGAGCAAACGCCGTTGTAGAACATAAGGGAATAGTGAGACACGGCCATAGGGGATACGGAAAAGACATAGGTTTGATAGTTCACCTATCAGCAGGAACTTCTTTATCGCCTGACCCAAATAAAAAGGTCATAGTTACAACAGTTGAGGAAGCCATTAGAATGGGTGCAGATGCTGTATCAATACATGTTAACGTAGGTGCAGATACCGACTGCGAGATGTACAGCGATTTAGGTAGAATAGCTGAAATCTGCGAATACTGGGGCATGCCTTTAATTGCAATGATGTACCCAAGAGGAAGAAAAATAGAGGATGAGAGAGAACCTGAAGTGGTAGCTCATGCCGCGAGACTAGGTGCTGAATTAGGTGCAGACATTATAAAAACAAGTTATACTGGAGACATAGATTCATTCAAGGATGTTGTTAAAGGATGTCCAGTTCCTATCGTTATAGCAGGAGGACCTAAAACAAACACCGATGAAGAATTCTTAAGAATGGTTAAAGATGCTATAGAAGCAGGAGCTGCAGGAGTGGCAGCAGGTAGAAACGTTTTCCAGCATAAAGATGTAGTTGGAATTACAAGAGCTCTTTCAATGATTGTACATAAAAATTCCGAAATAGAAGAAGCCCTAAAACAAATCAAAAAATAA
- the tpiA gene encoding triose-phosphate isomerase, with product MKPIVIINYKTYLESVGKKGLEIAKAAEKVAEESGITIGVAPQFMDLRMIAEDVSIPVYAQHFDSISPGSHTGHILPEALKDCNLRGTLLNHSEKRMLLADIENCIETAKKLDLETVVCTNNINVSKAVAALEPYSIAIEPPELIGSGIPVSKANPEIVEGTVKEVRKINKDVVILCGAGISKGEDVKSALELGTDGVLLASGVVKAKNVEEAIRELISEI from the coding sequence ATTAAACCCATTGTAATAATCAACTATAAAACATACCTTGAGAGCGTAGGTAAAAAGGGTTTAGAAATTGCAAAAGCTGCAGAAAAGGTAGCTGAAGAAAGTGGAATAACAATTGGGGTGGCACCTCAATTTATGGATTTAAGAATGATAGCTGAAGATGTAAGTATTCCTGTTTATGCTCAGCATTTTGATTCAATAAGTCCTGGAAGCCATACCGGCCACATATTGCCAGAGGCGTTAAAGGACTGTAACTTAAGAGGGACTTTATTAAACCATTCTGAAAAAAGAATGTTATTGGCAGATATTGAAAACTGTATAGAAACTGCAAAAAAATTGGACCTTGAAACAGTTGTATGTACGAACAACATAAATGTTTCAAAAGCCGTAGCAGCTTTAGAACCTTATTCAATAGCCATTGAACCTCCAGAGTTGATAGGATCAGGAATTCCTGTATCAAAGGCAAATCCAGAAATTGTGGAAGGAACAGTTAAAGAAGTTAGAAAAATAAACAAAGATGTTGTTATACTCTGCGGTGCAGGAATATCAAAAGGAGAAGATGTTAAATCAGCATTGGAACTTGGAACTGATGGTGTTTTATTAGCATCTGGAGTTGTAAAAGCTAAAAATGTAGAAGAAGCTATAAGGGAATTAATAAGTGAAATTTAA
- the sepS gene encoding O-phosphoserine--tRNA ligase, with protein sequence MFKRDEVIKLANKDFEKAWLETKKLIKNKHIDRQYPRIKPIYGKTHPVMDTIERLRQAYLRMGFEEYINPVIVDEKDIYKQFGPEAMAVLDRCFYLAGLPRPDVGLSDEKVKKIEGLGIKITENLKEGLRRILHQYKKGTLDGDDLVFEIAKALNTSNEMGLKILEEVFPEFRELKPVASALTLRSHMTSGWFISVAELVNKKPLPFKLFSIDRCFRREQREDRSHLMTYHSASCVVVGEDVDINDGKVVAEGLLSQFGFTKFKFIPDEKKSKYYTPETQTEVYAYHPKLREWIEVATFGVYSPIALSKYGIDVPVMNLGLGVERLAMISYNYGDVREMVYPQFYENVLSDRDIAAMINLDKVPITDEIYDLADELIRLCIENKDKPSPCSVELKKKIKFYKTEKTIKIKIFEKEEGKKLLGPSILNEVYVYDGNVLGIPESLDNVKKEFYDLLKKGKEEGVPTGFRYIDALSFKIMAKIEEALISNNDKLKVKVPIVRGLSDINLKIDDIALKQIMGKSKVIDVRGPVFLNAEIEIK encoded by the coding sequence ATGTTTAAGAGAGATGAAGTTATAAAGCTGGCAAATAAAGACTTTGAAAAGGCATGGTTGGAAACAAAGAAGCTGATAAAAAACAAGCACATAGACAGGCAATATCCAAGAATAAAACCAATATATGGAAAAACACATCCTGTTATGGATACAATCGAGAGATTGAGACAGGCATATTTAAGGATGGGATTCGAAGAGTACATAAACCCCGTTATTGTGGATGAAAAAGATATATATAAACAGTTTGGTCCTGAAGCCATGGCTGTGTTGGACAGATGTTTTTATCTGGCAGGCCTTCCAAGACCTGATGTTGGTTTAAGTGATGAAAAGGTAAAGAAAATAGAAGGATTAGGCATAAAAATTACAGAAAATTTGAAAGAAGGGTTAAGAAGAATATTACATCAATACAAAAAAGGTACATTGGATGGAGATGATTTAGTTTTTGAAATTGCAAAAGCCCTAAACACATCAAATGAAATGGGTTTAAAGATTTTAGAAGAAGTATTTCCAGAATTCAGAGAACTAAAACCTGTAGCATCTGCACTAACATTGAGAAGCCATATGACTTCAGGATGGTTCATATCTGTTGCAGAGCTCGTTAACAAAAAGCCATTACCATTTAAACTGTTTTCAATAGACAGATGTTTTAGAAGAGAACAGAGAGAAGATAGGAGCCATTTAATGACCTATCACTCTGCATCCTGTGTCGTTGTTGGAGAGGATGTGGACATAAACGATGGAAAAGTAGTTGCAGAAGGTTTGTTATCTCAGTTTGGATTTACAAAGTTCAAATTTATACCTGACGAGAAAAAAAGTAAATATTACACTCCTGAAACCCAAACTGAAGTTTATGCATACCATCCAAAATTAAGAGAATGGATTGAAGTTGCTACATTTGGTGTATATTCGCCTATAGCCCTCAGTAAATATGGAATAGATGTTCCCGTTATGAATTTAGGGCTTGGAGTAGAAAGGCTTGCCATGATATCTTATAATTATGGCGATGTAAGGGAAATGGTATATCCTCAGTTCTATGAAAACGTTTTAAGTGATAGAGATATAGCTGCGATGATAAACTTGGATAAAGTCCCAATAACCGACGAAATATACGACTTAGCCGATGAATTAATCAGATTATGCATTGAAAATAAAGATAAACCTTCACCTTGCAGCGTAGAACTTAAAAAGAAGATAAAATTCTACAAAACAGAAAAAACAATAAAAATAAAAATATTCGAGAAAGAAGAAGGTAAAAAACTATTGGGGCCTTCAATACTTAACGAAGTCTATGTCTATGATGGAAATGTTCTAGGAATTCCTGAAAGTTTAGACAACGTGAAAAAAGAATTCTACGATTTACTTAAAAAAGGTAAAGAAGAAGGAGTTCCAACAGGTTTCAGATATATAGATGCCCTAAGCTTTAAGATAATGGCAAAAATAGAGGAAGCTCTAATATCAAACAACGATAAGTTAAAGGTAAAGGTACCGATTGTAAGGGGTTTAAGCGATATTAACTTAAAAATAGATGATATTGCACTAAAACAGATAATGGGTAAAAGTAAAGTAATAGATGTTAGAGGTCCAGTATTCCTAAATGCTGAGATTGAAATAAAATAA
- a CDS encoding cell wall-binding repeat-containing protein, protein MDNLKKLMVLLMVVLMPTAFGKSVILVSDNFADGLAAEVVQSIFNDTEIVRAPWGEYNESIVNQIMEISPENIIIIGGPVAVPVEYEEALNESNVSIERLYGPTRYETNKRILERFKEQLKNRKIVIVYGEDGEITVENNVTVVLSNGTNITIDEDELEELNTSEVVIVENPMLNKNLIMNRFKNRGFNVSTKAMPQEVLKKIVEKRLDRLESKVQRLKGLPISAQEETSIAELEQNLEEIQTLIDNGEYQEAYKLEIITERMILNKIRVKAEAHRGKGKVIKNEIKNKIKNKVKEKVKKRIKNDSDADNDDDNAPASVDISSDTTVNISSNSTTVSTSTNITVNNVNTSVTSE, encoded by the coding sequence ATGGATAATTTAAAGAAACTTATGGTTCTTTTGATGGTAGTTTTAATGCCTACCGCCTTTGGGAAGAGTGTGATATTGGTTAGTGACAATTTTGCAGACGGTTTAGCTGCAGAAGTTGTTCAATCAATATTTAACGATACAGAGATAGTACGAGCTCCATGGGGTGAGTATAACGAAAGTATAGTTAATCAGATTATGGAAATATCTCCCGAAAACATAATAATAATCGGCGGACCTGTAGCAGTTCCAGTGGAGTACGAAGAAGCGTTAAATGAATCAAATGTTTCGATAGAAAGATTGTATGGGCCTACAAGGTACGAAACCAACAAAAGAATTCTTGAAAGGTTCAAAGAACAACTTAAGAACAGAAAGATTGTAATAGTCTATGGAGAAGATGGAGAAATCACAGTTGAAAATAATGTCACTGTGGTATTATCCAATGGAACCAATATAACTATTGATGAAGATGAATTAGAAGAACTGAACACTTCAGAAGTTGTGATTGTAGAAAATCCAATGCTAAATAAAAATTTAATTATGAACAGGTTTAAAAACCGTGGTTTCAACGTAAGTACAAAGGCAATGCCTCAAGAAGTGTTGAAAAAAATCGTTGAAAAAAGATTGGATAGACTAGAATCCAAAGTTCAAAGATTGAAAGGTCTTCCTATTAGCGCTCAGGAAGAAACTTCTATCGCAGAGTTGGAGCAGAATTTAGAAGAGATTCAAACTCTCATAGATAACGGGGAGTATCAAGAAGCCTACAAATTAGAGATAATCACTGAAAGAATGATCTTAAATAAAATCCGAGTAAAAGCAGAAGCACACCGTGGTAAAGGTAAAGTCATTAAAAATGAAATTAAGAACAAGATTAAAAACAAAGTTAAGGAAAAAGTTAAAAAAAGAATCAAAAATGATTCAGATGCTGATAACGACGATGATAACGCCCCAGCATCAGTAGATATTTCATCAGATACTACGGTGAATATTAGTTCTAACAGTACAACCGTAAGTACCTCTACAAACATAACTGTAAATAATGTAAATACTTCAGTAACTTCAGAGTAA
- a CDS encoding beta-CASP ribonuclease aCPSF1 — MSAEDILNEIKEEVIKRAPGNAAITDVQFEGSEVVIYAKNPEIFSNSFIKELARDFRKRIAIRPDPSVLVDPEIAKNKILEIVPDDAEITNFIFDANTGEIIVESKKPGLVIGKEGSTLEEIKKAIRWAPKPVRTPPIPSETIKAIRATLYRERADVKEILRKIGRRIHRDVRLREDCWVRVSFLGGSREVGRTSLYLQTPESRILIDCGINIAVEGDKAFPHFDAPEFSVEEIDAVVITHAHLDHCGFVPGLFRYGYDGPVYCTRPTRDLMTLLQKDYLEIAEKEGKPTPYSSKDIKKCVKHTIPIDYGVTTDISPAIKLTLHNAGHILGSAIAHCHIGDGLYNIAYTGDLKFESSRLLEPAVCQFPRLEALIIESTYGGYEDVLPERDETEDYFLRTVAETISRKGKVIIPVFGVGRAQELMLVLEEGYNQGIFNAPVYLDGMIWEATAIHTAYPEYLSKNIRNRIFHEGDNPFLSEVFRKVKNTNDRRNIIDSDEPCIILTTSGMLSGGPSVEYFKALASDEKNAIVFVGYQAEGTLGRKIQKGWNEIPLMGKNGKTKAVKVNLQVHTLEGFSGHSDRKQLIRYLRKLKPMPEKIFTVHGEVSKCIDLASTAYKLFKKETRAPMNLDSIRVK, encoded by the coding sequence TTGTCAGCAGAAGATATTTTAAACGAGATAAAGGAAGAAGTAATAAAGAGAGCTCCAGGAAATGCGGCAATAACTGATGTTCAATTCGAAGGTTCAGAAGTTGTAATATATGCAAAAAATCCGGAGATATTTTCTAACTCTTTTATCAAAGAACTTGCAAGAGACTTCAGAAAAAGAATTGCCATAAGACCAGATCCTTCTGTTTTAGTAGATCCTGAAATTGCAAAGAACAAAATTTTAGAAATTGTTCCAGATGATGCTGAAATAACGAACTTCATATTTGATGCAAATACTGGAGAGATAATAGTAGAATCAAAAAAACCAGGACTCGTAATTGGTAAGGAAGGAAGCACTTTGGAAGAAATAAAAAAAGCCATAAGATGGGCTCCAAAACCTGTAAGAACTCCACCAATACCTTCTGAAACCATTAAAGCAATAAGAGCCACACTTTACAGAGAAAGAGCCGATGTTAAGGAAATACTAAGAAAAATCGGAAGGAGAATCCATAGAGATGTTAGATTGAGAGAAGACTGTTGGGTAAGAGTTTCTTTTTTGGGAGGTAGTAGGGAGGTTGGAAGAACTAGCCTGTACCTACAAACTCCTGAAAGTAGAATTTTAATAGACTGTGGAATAAACATTGCAGTTGAAGGGGATAAGGCATTTCCGCATTTTGATGCTCCCGAATTTTCAGTTGAAGAGATTGATGCAGTTGTGATAACTCATGCCCATTTAGACCACTGTGGATTTGTTCCAGGTTTATTTAGATATGGCTATGATGGACCAGTTTACTGTACAAGGCCCACCAGAGACTTAATGACACTTTTACAGAAGGACTACCTTGAAATTGCTGAAAAAGAAGGCAAACCTACACCATACTCATCAAAAGATATTAAAAAATGTGTTAAGCACACCATACCTATAGATTATGGAGTTACAACCGACATATCCCCTGCTATAAAACTTACACTACACAATGCAGGCCACATATTAGGTTCCGCCATTGCTCACTGCCATATTGGGGATGGACTTTACAACATAGCATATACTGGAGATTTAAAGTTTGAATCTTCAAGACTGTTAGAACCTGCAGTCTGTCAATTCCCAAGATTGGAAGCTCTGATAATTGAATCTACCTACGGTGGGTATGAGGATGTTTTACCTGAAAGGGATGAAACTGAAGATTACTTCTTAAGAACTGTGGCAGAAACAATAAGTAGAAAAGGTAAGGTCATAATCCCAGTATTCGGTGTTGGTAGAGCTCAGGAATTGATGTTAGTTTTAGAAGAAGGCTACAATCAAGGAATATTCAACGCACCAGTTTACTTGGATGGTATGATATGGGAAGCTACTGCAATACATACTGCATATCCAGAATACCTCTCAAAGAACATAAGAAATAGAATATTCCACGAAGGAGATAATCCTTTCCTTTCAGAAGTGTTTAGAAAGGTTAAAAATACAAACGATAGAAGAAACATAATTGATAGTGATGAACCTTGTATAATCCTAACAACATCAGGAATGCTTAGCGGTGGGCCTAGTGTTGAATACTTTAAAGCTTTAGCTTCAGATGAAAAGAACGCAATAGTATTCGTTGGTTATCAGGCAGAAGGTACGCTTGGAAGAAAAATACAAAAAGGATGGAACGAAATACCACTCATGGGGAAAAACGGAAAAACCAAAGCTGTTAAAGTAAACCTCCAAGTTCATACTTTAGAAGGGTTTTCAGGGCACAGCGACAGAAAACAGTTGATAAGATATTTAAGAAAACTCAAACCAATGCCTGAGAAAATATTTACGGTTCATGGAGAAGTTTCAAAATGTATTGATTTAGCAAGTACTGCATACAAACTGTTTAAAAAAGAAACTAGAGCTCCTATGAATTTAGACAGTATCAGAGTAAAATGA
- the psmB gene encoding archaeal proteasome endopeptidase complex subunit beta: protein MESHMEIYKQYMKGTTTVGLICDDGVVLATDKRATMGNLIADKEAKKLYKIDDYIAVTIAGSVGDAQSLVRIISAETKIYKMRTGNNMTPLSCATLMSNILHGNRHYPLLTQLIVGGYDQLHGPRLYSLDPLGGINEETSFTATGSGSPTAYGVLESEYKRDMDIKKGIKVAAKALVSAMERDAFSGNGMSLATINKDGVKLFSDKETDDIVSKIKKGRSNK, encoded by the coding sequence ATGGAATCCCATATGGAAATTTATAAACAATATATGAAGGGGACGACTACAGTAGGTTTAATTTGTGATGATGGAGTAGTTTTAGCCACAGACAAAAGAGCTACCATGGGGAACCTCATAGCCGACAAAGAAGCGAAAAAGTTATATAAGATTGACGACTACATAGCAGTGACAATAGCAGGAAGTGTAGGGGATGCCCAATCGCTCGTAAGAATAATATCAGCTGAAACAAAAATCTATAAAATGAGAACTGGGAACAACATGACCCCTCTATCCTGCGCAACATTAATGAGTAATATTCTACATGGTAATAGACATTACCCTCTTTTAACACAGCTGATAGTTGGTGGCTACGACCAACTTCATGGTCCTAGGTTATATTCATTAGATCCCCTTGGCGGAATAAATGAAGAAACGTCATTTACTGCCACAGGTTCTGGATCTCCAACTGCATACGGTGTTTTGGAATCAGAATATAAAAGAGACATGGATATTAAAAAAGGTATAAAAGTAGCTGCTAAAGCACTTGTTTCAGCCATGGAAAGAGATGCTTTCTCAGGAAATGGAATGTCACTTGCGACAATAAATAAAGACGGAGTAAAACTATTTTCAGATAAAGAAACCGATGACATCGTATCAAAAATAAAAAAAGGAAGAAGTAATAAATAA
- the proS gene encoding proline--tRNA ligase, protein MDFSKWYGDILERAGIYDLRYPIKGCGVYLPYGFKIRRYSFEIIRKLLDETGHDETLFPMLIPEDLLAKEGEHIKGFEDEVYWVTHGGKTPLEVKLALRPTSETPIYHMMKLWTKVHTDLPIKIYQVVNSFRYETKHTRPLIRLREIMTFKEAHTAHSTKEEAEEQVKEAIEVYKKFFDELGIPYLVSKRPEWDKFPGAEYTMAFDTIFPDGKTMQIGTVHNLGQNFAKTFEIEFETPDGGKDYAYQTCYGISDRAIASVIAIHGDEKGLVIPPDIAPIQIVLVPLLFKGKEEIVMEKINELQKVLKNKYRIHLDDRDIRPGRKFNDWELKGVPLRIELGPKDIENKKLTLYRRDTGEKFQIDEENALEEIENILHSIKENMRENAWKKFEEFITIVEYNKEEGLESFGDKIRTILNDKKGIVLIPYNENIYNEDLENSVEASILGTTTYDENEYIAIARTY, encoded by the coding sequence ATGGACTTTTCTAAATGGTACGGCGATATTTTAGAGAGAGCTGGGATATATGATTTGAGATATCCTATCAAAGGTTGCGGTGTTTACCTACCTTATGGTTTTAAAATAAGGAGATATTCATTTGAAATAATAAGAAAATTACTCGATGAAACAGGGCATGATGAAACACTTTTTCCTATGCTAATACCTGAAGATTTACTTGCAAAAGAAGGGGAACACATTAAGGGTTTTGAGGACGAAGTTTACTGGGTAACTCACGGTGGTAAAACACCTCTTGAAGTAAAGCTTGCATTGAGACCCACATCTGAAACTCCAATATACCACATGATGAAGTTATGGACAAAGGTACATACCGACCTTCCTATAAAGATATACCAAGTTGTAAACTCATTTAGATATGAAACAAAGCATACAAGACCTTTAATCAGGTTAAGAGAAATAATGACATTTAAGGAAGCTCACACTGCCCACTCAACAAAAGAAGAAGCTGAAGAACAAGTAAAAGAGGCTATAGAAGTTTACAAAAAATTCTTTGATGAGCTCGGAATTCCTTATTTAGTATCAAAAAGACCGGAATGGGACAAGTTTCCAGGGGCAGAATACACAATGGCATTTGATACAATTTTCCCAGATGGAAAAACCATGCAGATTGGCACAGTACACAACTTAGGCCAAAACTTTGCAAAAACTTTTGAAATTGAATTCGAAACTCCTGATGGAGGCAAGGATTATGCCTACCAAACATGCTACGGTATTTCAGACAGAGCAATAGCCTCAGTAATAGCAATTCATGGAGATGAAAAAGGTCTTGTAATTCCGCCGGATATAGCTCCAATCCAAATAGTATTGGTACCTCTGTTATTCAAAGGAAAGGAAGAAATTGTAATGGAAAAAATAAACGAGCTCCAGAAAGTTTTAAAGAACAAGTATAGAATCCACCTAGATGATAGAGATATAAGACCTGGAAGAAAGTTCAACGATTGGGAGCTGAAAGGAGTTCCTTTGAGAATTGAATTAGGTCCAAAGGATATTGAAAACAAAAAATTAACACTGTATAGAAGAGATACTGGCGAAAAATTCCAGATAGATGAAGAAAACGCACTTGAAGAAATAGAAAACATACTGCATTCAATAAAAGAAAATATGAGAGAGAATGCATGGAAAAAATTTGAAGAGTTCATAACTATAGTTGAATACAATAAAGAAGAGGGGTTAGAATCATTTGGCGATAAAATCAGAACCATATTAAATGATAAAAAAGGAATAGTTTTAATACCTTACAATGAGAATATATATAATGAAGACTTGGAAAACTCTGTTGAAGCTTCAATTTTAGGTACTACAACATACGATGAAAATGAGTATATTGCAATTGCAAGGACATACTAA